The proteins below are encoded in one region of Chroicocephalus ridibundus chromosome 9, bChrRid1.1, whole genome shotgun sequence:
- the GLCE gene encoding D-glucuronyl C5-epimerase isoform X1 produces the protein MRCLAARVNYKTLIVICALFTLVMVLLWNRCSSDRAGPFPRSLAGPERRGAAAAASESDPARQQSEEASPQEQQKAPPVAGGFNGNKAPGLKYEEIDCLINDEHTVKGRREGNEVFLPFSWVEKYFEVYGKIVQYDGYDRFEFSHSYSKVYTQRAPYHPDGVFMSFEGYNVEVRDRVKCISGVEGVPLSTQWGPQGYFYPIQIAQYGLSHYSKNLTEKPPHIEVYETAEEKDKTGRSVDWTVPKGCSLSTVSDKAKFTSVKQFVAPENTEGVSLQLGNTRDFIISFDLKFVTNGSISVVLETTEKNQLFTVHYVSNTQLIAFKDRDIYYGIGPRTGWSTLTRDLVTDLRKGVGLSNTKAVKQTKIMPKRVVRLVAKGRGFLDNVTISATAHMAAFFAASNWLVRNQDERGGWPIMVTRKLGEGFKSLDPGWYSAMAQGQAISTLVRAYLLTKDHAFLSSALRATAPYKLPSEQRGVKAVFMNRHDWYEEYPTSPSSFVLNGFMYSLIGLYDLKETAGEKLGKEARVLYERGMESLKAMLPLYDTGSGTIYDLRHFMLGTAPNLARWDYHTTHINQLQLLSTIDESPIFKEFVKRWKSYLRGGRAKHN, from the exons ATGCGTTGCTTGGCAGCTCGGGTCAACTACAAGACTCTGATCGTCATCTGCGCCCTCTTCACCCTGGTGATGGTGCTGCTCTGGAACCGATGCTCCTCCGACAGAGCCGGCCCGTTCCCCCGCAGCCTCGCCGGCCCCGAACgccgaggagccgccgccgcagcctCCGAGAGCGACCCGGCCCGGCAGCAGAGCGAGGAAGCATCgccccaggagcagcagaaggctccCCCCGTCGCGGGGGGGTTCAACGGCAACAAAGCCCCCGGGCTGAAGTACGAGGAGATTGACTGTCTGATCAATGACGAGCACACCGttaaagggaggagggaaggcaacGAGGTCTTCCTGCCGTTCAGCTGGGTAGAGAAATACTTTGAGGTTTACGGGAAAATTGTGCAGTACGATGGTTATGACAGGTTTGAATTCTCTCATAGCTACTCCAAAGTATACACACAGCGAGCACCTTACCACCCCGACGGGGTCTTCATGTCCTTCGAGGGCTACAACGTAGAGGTTCGAGACAGAGTGAAGTGTATAAGTGGCGTCGAAG GCGTGCCGTTATCCACCCAGTGGGGACCTCAAGGCTATTTCTACCCCATCCAGATTGCACAGTATGGCTTGAGTCACTACAGCAAAAACCTGACGGAGAAACCGCCTCACATCGAGGTGTACGAAACGGCCGAGGAGAAGGACAAAACCGGCAGGTCGGTGGACTGGACGGTGCCGAAAGGCTGCTCTCTGTCCACAGTGTCTGATAAAGCCAAGTTCACCAGCGTCAAGCAGTTTGTCGCTCCAG aaaatACCGAGGGAGTGTCTCTGCAGCTTGGGAACACCCgggattttattatttcttttgatcTCAAATTCGTAACGAATGGGAGCATTTCCGTGGTTCTCGAGACGACAGAGAAGAACCAGCTCTTCACCGTGCACTACGTCTCCAACACCCAGCTCATCGCTTTTAAGGACCGAGACATCTACTACGGCATCGGTCCCAGGACTGGCTGGAGCACCCTCACCAGAGACCTGGTCACCGACCTGCGGAAAGGCGTCGGCCTCTCGAACACGAAAGCCGTAAAGCAGACCAAAATCATGCCCAAGAGAGTGGTGAGGCTGGTAGCGAAGGGCAGAGGCTTCCTCGACAACGTCACCATCTCGGCCACCGCTCACATGGCGGCTTTTTTTGCTGCCAGCAACTGGCTGGTGAGGAACCAGGACGAGAGGGGCGGCTGGCCCATCATGGTGACGAGGAAGCTGGGGGAAGGCTTTAAGTCCTTGGACCCGGGCTGGTACTCGGCCATGGCGCAAGGACAGGCCATCTCGACGCTGGTGCGGGCGTACCTGCTGACGAAGGACCACGCGTTCCTCAGCTCGGCTCTGCGGGCCACGGCGCCCTACAAGCTGCCGTCGGAGCAGCGCGGGGTGAAAGCCGTCTTCATGAACCGGCACGACTGGTACGAGGAGTACCCGACCTCCCCCAGCTCCTTTGTCCTCAACGGTTTCATGTACTCCTTAATTGGGCTGTATGACTTAAAAGAAACGGCcggggagaagctggggaaggaggcGCGGGTCCTCTACGAGCGGGGCATGGAGTCCCTGAAGGCCATGCTACCCCTCTACGACACTGGCTCAGGGACCATCTACGACCTTCGGCACTTCATGCTGGGCACGGCTCCCAACCTGGCCCGATGGGACTATCACACCACCCACATCaaccagctccagctcctcagcACGATAGACGAGTCCCCCATCTTCAAAGAGTTCGTCAAGAGGTGGAAGAGTTACCTGCGAGGCGGCCGGGCCAAGCACAACTAG
- the GLCE gene encoding D-glucuronyl C5-epimerase isoform X2 gives MVNSSGYGVNMRCLAARVNYKTLIVICALFTLVMVLLWNRCSSDRAGPFPRSLAGPERRGAAAAASESDPARQQSEEASPQEQQKAPPVAGGFNGNKAPGLKYEEIDCLINDEHTVKGRREGNEVFLPFSWVEKYFEVYGKIVQYDGYDRFEFSHSYSKVYTQRAPYHPDGVFMSFEGYNVEVRDRVKCISGVEGVPLSTQWGPQGYFYPIQIAQYGLSHYSKNLTEKPPHIEVYETAEEKDKTGRSVDWTVPKGCSLSTVSDKAKFTSVKQFVAPENTEGVSLQLGNTRDFIISFDLKFVTNGSISVVLETTEKNQLFTVHYVSNTQLIAFKDRDIYYGIGPRTGWSTLTRDLVTDLRKGVGLSNTKAVKQTKIMPKRVVRLVAKGRGFLDNVTISATAHMAAFFAASNWLVRNQDERGGWPIMVTRKLGEGFKSLDPGWYSAMAQGQAISTLVRAYLLTKDHAFLSSALRATAPYKLPSEQRGVKAVFMNRHDWYEEYPTSPSSFVLNGFMYSLIGLYDLKETAGEKLGKEARVLYERGMESLKAMLPLYDTGSGTIYDLRHFMLGTAPNLARWDYHTTHINQLQLLSTIDESPIFKEFVKRWKSYLRGGRAKHN, from the exons GTATGGTGTGAATATGCGTTGCTTGGCAGCTCGGGTCAACTACAAGACTCTGATCGTCATCTGCGCCCTCTTCACCCTGGTGATGGTGCTGCTCTGGAACCGATGCTCCTCCGACAGAGCCGGCCCGTTCCCCCGCAGCCTCGCCGGCCCCGAACgccgaggagccgccgccgcagcctCCGAGAGCGACCCGGCCCGGCAGCAGAGCGAGGAAGCATCgccccaggagcagcagaaggctccCCCCGTCGCGGGGGGGTTCAACGGCAACAAAGCCCCCGGGCTGAAGTACGAGGAGATTGACTGTCTGATCAATGACGAGCACACCGttaaagggaggagggaaggcaacGAGGTCTTCCTGCCGTTCAGCTGGGTAGAGAAATACTTTGAGGTTTACGGGAAAATTGTGCAGTACGATGGTTATGACAGGTTTGAATTCTCTCATAGCTACTCCAAAGTATACACACAGCGAGCACCTTACCACCCCGACGGGGTCTTCATGTCCTTCGAGGGCTACAACGTAGAGGTTCGAGACAGAGTGAAGTGTATAAGTGGCGTCGAAG GCGTGCCGTTATCCACCCAGTGGGGACCTCAAGGCTATTTCTACCCCATCCAGATTGCACAGTATGGCTTGAGTCACTACAGCAAAAACCTGACGGAGAAACCGCCTCACATCGAGGTGTACGAAACGGCCGAGGAGAAGGACAAAACCGGCAGGTCGGTGGACTGGACGGTGCCGAAAGGCTGCTCTCTGTCCACAGTGTCTGATAAAGCCAAGTTCACCAGCGTCAAGCAGTTTGTCGCTCCAG aaaatACCGAGGGAGTGTCTCTGCAGCTTGGGAACACCCgggattttattatttcttttgatcTCAAATTCGTAACGAATGGGAGCATTTCCGTGGTTCTCGAGACGACAGAGAAGAACCAGCTCTTCACCGTGCACTACGTCTCCAACACCCAGCTCATCGCTTTTAAGGACCGAGACATCTACTACGGCATCGGTCCCAGGACTGGCTGGAGCACCCTCACCAGAGACCTGGTCACCGACCTGCGGAAAGGCGTCGGCCTCTCGAACACGAAAGCCGTAAAGCAGACCAAAATCATGCCCAAGAGAGTGGTGAGGCTGGTAGCGAAGGGCAGAGGCTTCCTCGACAACGTCACCATCTCGGCCACCGCTCACATGGCGGCTTTTTTTGCTGCCAGCAACTGGCTGGTGAGGAACCAGGACGAGAGGGGCGGCTGGCCCATCATGGTGACGAGGAAGCTGGGGGAAGGCTTTAAGTCCTTGGACCCGGGCTGGTACTCGGCCATGGCGCAAGGACAGGCCATCTCGACGCTGGTGCGGGCGTACCTGCTGACGAAGGACCACGCGTTCCTCAGCTCGGCTCTGCGGGCCACGGCGCCCTACAAGCTGCCGTCGGAGCAGCGCGGGGTGAAAGCCGTCTTCATGAACCGGCACGACTGGTACGAGGAGTACCCGACCTCCCCCAGCTCCTTTGTCCTCAACGGTTTCATGTACTCCTTAATTGGGCTGTATGACTTAAAAGAAACGGCcggggagaagctggggaaggaggcGCGGGTCCTCTACGAGCGGGGCATGGAGTCCCTGAAGGCCATGCTACCCCTCTACGACACTGGCTCAGGGACCATCTACGACCTTCGGCACTTCATGCTGGGCACGGCTCCCAACCTGGCCCGATGGGACTATCACACCACCCACATCaaccagctccagctcctcagcACGATAGACGAGTCCCCCATCTTCAAAGAGTTCGTCAAGAGGTGGAAGAGTTACCTGCGAGGCGGCCGGGCCAAGCACAACTAG